A segment of the Vibrio parahaemolyticus genome:
TAACGAATCAGCGCTTCATAGGAGAACACGCTCTTATCTTGGGTCGATTGTAACTTTTGATAAAACATCACCAGCTCCCCTTCTCGCAGAATTGAAGTCAAACGCTTCTGAGCTGATGATTTGTTGATACTGTATATGTTTGAATCTTTCACGCTATTAAGCAGAGACTTAAACAGCGATTGTTCAATACCATTCAAAGCATTGTTCAGCCCGAATTGACTCGCGTGTTTGCCAGCATAAGCAAGATAAAAAGGTCGATAGATCAATACTCCTGCCGCGATCACTATCAGTTGAAGTATTGTGCCTTGGATATGATTTCCCATTGCTACATATCCACTGATCAACGGCGGCGTCATCCAATTCACGATCTTCTCGACAGGATCAATCATACCCGACGCAATGCTCGCATAGGTGATCACGAAGCTCACCAAAGGCACCAGCACAAATGGGATGATGAGAATAGGGTTAAAGATGATCGGCAAACCAAACAGCAACACTTCATTAATGTTGAACATCACCAATGGCGCAGCCGCCAACGCCAACATGATGTGGTTGCGCTCTCTGGCAAAAATCAGGATACACAAAAGCAAACAGACACTGTTTCCTGAACCACCCATAGACAAAAAGGCGTCGTAAAAACCTTGGCTGATAACGTTAAGCGACGCTTCGCCAGCTTGCCAAGCAGCCATGTTGGCTTCGGTCGCGGCGTATATCTGCTGCTTGATGGCAAACAACATGTTGTGAGCATTGATGCCCGTCGCCCCTAGCAACCCCAAAACGGTTTGATAGATTAAACCGCCTTCAAGCGTTAAAGGATCGACGCCGATACTGCGCACTGCGCCACTAAACCACACCATGATCGCCGCAGTGACGTGAGACAGGCTTACCGCGACAAGAACAAATACGAAAAAGTGCAAAACGTCTTTAAACAGCCGAGAAGTAAAGTCCAGTGCTTGGGGTTCAAGCAATTGAATTCTCAAATGTTTGCAGTACAAATACGACATCATGGCGCTGATCAGCGCCAACAGAGAGTTATTGGGCAACGTATACGTCGCGGATAAGCTTTCATTTTCTATCGACACCAAATAGAACATGATCAGCGAATAAATGATAAGCACCACGCTCGATACATTGGCTTTGTGCGACAAATAATATGCAGCAACCACGCAAAATGCCGTGGGATATAGGTTGATCAAAATGTCGGAAAGGTGGAAAAGCAGTAAGGAAACATCACCCAAGCCCGCCACTCGAAATGCGTGACCGAGTAGAATAGCCAGCGCGTTGGATAATGTCAGTGGGAGAAGCAGTAACGCGATTGAAGCTAAGTCTGTTAAGTAAGATTTAGACCCAGCTCGCCATTGCTCTGCGATTACAGCCAGACGCTGAAAAGGGGCTAAGAAGAGTTCGCGGCGAGTTTGCATGGAGAGTTCTTTTGTAAAGTAGTTATCTTCAACTGCAGAAAATGCAGCCGTTAATACAACAGCCGAAACTCAGGCAAACATTGTTGATAGGTAATGTCGTTTTTCGTATTAAGGTCAAACAATGGATACTAAATGCCAATAACAGCACGGAAAAGTTGCCAACTTAATTTAGCGACTATACATCGCTCGATCCAATGAGATTATTGACCTTCACGACAAACAAAAGACATATATAATTTGTGGTTATTCAAGAAATTACCACTTACTCATAAAGCTCATTTATTCCTCTTTTTATATAACTTTCGATGAACAACTTAGTAATAATGCTATGCACAAGCAAACAGCAAAGCATGCCATCCACATGCTTTGCCGCCGCATCGGTTTCATCATCCTATTGCCAGTTTAGTGCTCGCGTAACGCGCTTTTTTCTTTCTTGGACTGGCTAAGAAGTACGCCAAAGTAAGGGGCCCTAATCGTCCCATAAACATCATGAAGATGATCACTAACTCACCCGGTTCGGACAAACTGCCCGTCAAGCCTCGCGATAACCCAACCGTACCTAGCGCCGAGACTGCTTCGAAGATAATGTCTAACATAGACGCTTTCTCTGTCAGTAACAGCGTGAATATGGCAAACCAAGTCACACCCACCGAGATCAGAGTCAGCGCCAATGCCTTACTGATGGTCTCTTTGGGAATCTCGCGTTGAAAGGCATAGGTTGCTTCATCACGACGCAAATAACTGTAAGTTGCCAAGACTAACACCATAAATGTCACAACTTTAATACCACTTGCCGTGCTCAATGATCCACCGCCGATAAACATCAACACCAGAATGATCGCCGTTGTGGCATCTTCCAACTGATCGATAGCTAAAGTGTTGAACCCTGCCGTTCTTGGCGTCACCGCTTGAAACCACGATGCCCACCATTTCCCTGCTTCGCTCAACGGGGCAAGCGTGTTGGGGTTGTCATATTCAATCAGGTAAATCGCGATAAGTGCCACCACGTTAATGATCATCGTGCCTAAGATCATCATTCGACTGTAAACGGTGAGTCGGTGCCAACGGCGATTGCGTTTTAAGTCAATCCAAACCGAGAAGCCTAAACCACCAATAATAAACAAACTGGTAATGGTGAAGTTAACGACCGGGTCGTCCACGTAAGGCATTAAGCTATCGGCACTCAACGCAAAACCTGCATTGTTAAACGCACTGATGGTGTAGAAGAAACCATGGAACAGACTGGTTTTCCAGCCCAGCTCTTCACTCCAATAAACGCTCAAAATAGTGAAACCAATAAGTTCAACGAGCAGAGCGAACATCAATACAGATTTAGCAGTGGCAATGAGTGTCGACGAGTCAGTTTGGTTGAACGCCTCTCTCGCGACGGCTCGCTCCAAAAAGCCTATTTTTCCGCCCAGAGCCAGCAAAGTCACGATGGCAAACGTCATTAAACCTAGGCCACCACATTGAATCAGGAAAGCAATAACCACTTTCCCAAAAGGCGTAAACGCCGTGCCCGTGTCTACCACAACTAATCCCGTCACCGTAATGGCCGATGTCGCAGTAAACAGGCTTTGAATCCAAGTGATGGGCTCTGTGGTGGCAATCGGCAGTTTGAGTAAAACTGTGCCGAGCATGATCAAGCACGCAAAACTGAGGCTAAGTATCAATGGCGGTGCGCCCAACAATTTTTTACCCGCTTTAGGTTTTCGCTCGATTGGGATAATAGAGGGATGCCACAAAACCATGTTACACCAACCTCGGAGCGACGTATTTCAGCTCAGCGCGACTACCACAAAGCAACAGCGTGTCGAACTCATTAAGCACAAACTCATCATTGATATTGGTGTAGACGGCTTCTTCGCGCTTCACCAAGATAGGCTGAATGTTGTAACTGCCTCGGCTGATCAACTTAGAAAGCGGCTTATCGTGCAGATTGGATTTAACGTGGATTTCCACCACATACAAACCATGCCCCATTTCCAAATAGTTGTTCACCATCGGATAGTTGAGTGCCTGCGCGACTCTTACGCCCATCTCCTCTTCCGGATGAATAATGCGTTGTACACCCAGCTTAGATACGATGGTGTGGTGCGCTTTGGTGCTCGCTTTGACCCAAATGGATTTCACACCCAGATTTTTCAGCGCCAACGTACACAACAAACTGGCTTGCATGTCTTCGCCAATCGCCACCAACACCACATCACTGTTCGCTAACGCTAATTCTCTGAGCGCACCTTCGTCTGTCGCGTCACATATAACCGCTTGCGTTAACTCTTCGACGTATTTTTCGACGATTTTCGGGTCGCTATCCACCCCCGTTACGGTGTGTCCAAGATGAATAAGTTCTAAGCTAGCGGCAACGCCAAATCGCCCTAAACCAATTACTGTAAAGTGAGCCATATCAATACCTAACTGTGTTTTATGTATAGAAAATGCTAATGCGCTGCTAAGGGCTAGACAGATTTTCCGTCACGAAAAATAGGCAACACGAATCCTGTTCGAGTGCCGATAACCAGCACTAAACCTTGGCATTAACGTTGATTAAATTTGGAATTTAGTGGTGCTTGGACGCCTCAAACACTAA
Coding sequences within it:
- a CDS encoding EAL domain-containing protein, producing the protein MQTRRELFLAPFQRLAVIAEQWRAGSKSYLTDLASIALLLLPLTLSNALAILLGHAFRVAGLGDVSLLLFHLSDILINLYPTAFCVVAAYYLSHKANVSSVVLIIYSLIMFYLVSIENESLSATYTLPNNSLLALISAMMSYLYCKHLRIQLLEPQALDFTSRLFKDVLHFFVFVLVAVSLSHVTAAIMVWFSGAVRSIGVDPLTLEGGLIYQTVLGLLGATGINAHNMLFAIKQQIYAATEANMAAWQAGEASLNVISQGFYDAFLSMGGSGNSVCLLLCILIFARERNHIMLALAAAPLVMFNINEVLLFGLPIIFNPILIIPFVLVPLVSFVITYASIASGMIDPVEKIVNWMTPPLISGYVAMGNHIQGTILQLIVIAAGVLIYRPFYLAYAGKHASQFGLNNALNGIEQSLFKSLLNSVKDSNIYSINKSSAQKRLTSILREGELVMFYQKLQSTQDKSVFSYEALIRYIDKEGKLCPPTFISDFQMLDAMPLLDKLVIEKVLSDMKTISLSPSRRVAINISVSTIEQADFVQHLQGRLEHYGVSPDWLEIEITEEAVLNDKVSLTNTMIALQACGIRIAMDDFGTGYASFPHLLKYPFDKIKLDRSLLLDAKDEKGRELYRIVAKLGHIANCEVVAEGVETQAEYEFVAQCGVDKVQGFYLAKPMPRQDLSDERA
- a CDS encoding TrkH family potassium uptake protein, with the translated sequence MVLWHPSIIPIERKPKAGKKLLGAPPLILSLSFACLIMLGTVLLKLPIATTEPITWIQSLFTATSAITVTGLVVVDTGTAFTPFGKVVIAFLIQCGGLGLMTFAIVTLLALGGKIGFLERAVAREAFNQTDSSTLIATAKSVLMFALLVELIGFTILSVYWSEELGWKTSLFHGFFYTISAFNNAGFALSADSLMPYVDDPVVNFTITSLFIIGGLGFSVWIDLKRNRRWHRLTVYSRMMILGTMIINVVALIAIYLIEYDNPNTLAPLSEAGKWWASWFQAVTPRTAGFNTLAIDQLEDATTAIILVLMFIGGGSLSTASGIKVVTFMVLVLATYSYLRRDEATYAFQREIPKETISKALALTLISVGVTWFAIFTLLLTEKASMLDIIFEAVSALGTVGLSRGLTGSLSEPGELVIIFMMFMGRLGPLTLAYFLASPRKKKARYASTKLAIG
- a CDS encoding potassium channel family protein; the protein is MAHFTVIGLGRFGVAASLELIHLGHTVTGVDSDPKIVEKYVEELTQAVICDATDEGALRELALANSDVVLVAIGEDMQASLLCTLALKNLGVKSIWVKASTKAHHTIVSKLGVQRIIHPEEEMGVRVAQALNYPMVNNYLEMGHGLYVVEIHVKSNLHDKPLSKLISRGSYNIQPILVKREEAVYTNINDEFVLNEFDTLLLCGSRAELKYVAPRLV